A genomic region of Phragmites australis chromosome 2, lpPhrAust1.1, whole genome shotgun sequence contains the following coding sequences:
- the LOC133899195 gene encoding putative aconitate hydratase, cytoplasmic isoform X2 produces the protein MANAATKHAFKNILASLPKPGGGEYGKFYSLPALNDPRIDKLPYSIRILLESAIRNCDNLQVTKNDVEKIIDWEITSPKLAEIPFKPARCLLMDNTGVPAVVDLAAMRDVMEKFSSDPYKINPLIPVDTVIDHAVRVDVARSHDALDKNMELEFDRNKERFGFLKWASTAFHNMQVFPPGSGTVHQVNIEYLARVVFNTDGIMYPDSVVGTDSHTTMSNALGVAGWGVGGIEAVVAMLGQPMGMVLPGVVGFKLTGKLRDGVTATDLVLTITQMLRKHGAVGKFVEFYGVGVGELSLPTRATIANMSPEYGATMAFFPVDQVALDYLKLTGRSDETVSMIEAYLRANKMFVECHEPHTERVYSSYLELDLNEVEPCVSGPKRPHDRVPLKEMKSDWHACLDNEVGFKGFAVPKEHQGKVVKFDFHGQPAEIKHGSVVLAAICSSTNTSNPSVIIGAGLVAKKACELGLEVKPWVKTSLTPGSVVAREYLKHSGLQDYLNHQGFHLAAFGCATCVGNSGDLDESVSAAITENDIVVAGVLSANRNFEGRVHPLTRANYLASPPLVVAYALAGTVDIDFEKEPIGVGKDGKEVYFRDIWPTTEEIEQVVKSSVLPHMFTQTYESIMKCNQRWNELSVPETALYPWDPSSTYIRNPPYFEGMAMSLPGAPTVKDAYCLLNLGDSITTDHISYSGSIPDGSPAAEYLRACGVDRKKFSSYGGRRGNNEVVVRGAFANMRIVNKLMDGKVGPRTIHVPTGEEFFVFDAAMKYKSEGHDTIIIAGAEYGSGSSRDSAAKGPMLLGVKAVVAKSFERIHRSNLVGMGVIPLCFKAGEDADSLGLTGHERYTIHLPTSISEIRPGQDVTVTTDDRRSFTCTLRLDTEFCCRSGGAGIFQSWTRDPLLGSTRAWIFFISINLCLFMILWFHDIFRSS, from the exons ATGGCCAACGCAG CTACTAAGCATGCCTTCAAGAATATTTTGGCGAGCCTCCCTAAACCTGGCGGTGGTGAATATGGGAAGTTCTACAGCCTTCCTGCACTAAATGATCCGAGGATCG ATAAGCTTCCCTACTCTATCCGCATTCTTCTAGAGTCAGCTATCCGCAATTGTGATAACTTGCAAGTTACAAAGAATGATGTCGAGAAAATCATCGATTGGGAGATCACATCTCCAAAGCTGGCTGAGATACCATTCAAGCCAGCAAGATGTCTTCTAATG GACAACACTGGAGTCCCAGCGGTTGTAGACCTTGCAGCTATGCGTGATGTGATGGAAAAGTTTAGCAGTGATCCCTACAAGATCAATCcattg ATTCCAGTAGATACTGTTATTGACCATGCGGTGCGCGTGGATGTAGCAAGGTCGCATGATGCATTGGATAAAAATATGGAGCTCGAGTTTGACCGCAACAAAGAAAGGTTTGGTTTCCTTAAATGGGCATCTACTGCTTTCCACAATATGCAGGTTTTCCCTCCTGGTTCTGGTACTGTACACCAG GTCAATATTGAGTATCTTGCCCGAGTTGTCTTCAACACAGATGGCATTATGTACCCTGACAGCGTGGTTGGCACTGACTCACACACCACTATGAGTAATGCTCTGGGTGTTGCTGGTTGGGGAGTCGGCGGTATTGAAGCAGTTGTTGCAATGCTTGGGCAG CCAATGGGCATGGTTTTACCTGGTGTGGTTGGGTTCAAGCTGACTGGAAAGTTACGGGATGGTGTCACTGCTACTGACCTTGTTCTTACTATTACCCAAATGCTAAGGAAGCATGGTGCTGTTGGCAAATTTGTTGAATTTTATG GTGTGGGTGTGGGTGAGCTGTCTTTGCCTACCAGGGCCACAATCGCCAACATGTCTCCAGAATATGGAGCTACCATGGCCTTCTTCCCTGTAGACCAAGTGGCATTAGATTATCTCAAATTGACAGGCCGAAGCGATGAAACT GTGTCAATGATTGAAGCATATCTCCGAGCTAACAAGATGTTTGTGGAGTGCCATGAG CCTCATACAGAACGAGTTTATTCTTCATATCTTGAGCTGGACCTTAATGAGGTGGAGCCTTGCGTTTCAGGCCCGAAGAG GCCTCATGACCGTGTCCCTTTGAAGGAAATGAAATCAGATTGGCATGCTTGCCTGGACAACGAAGTTGGTTTCAAG gGTTTTGCAGTGCCAAAGGAACACCAGGGTAAAGTTGTGAAATTTGACTTCCATGGACAACCTGCTGAAATCAAGCATGGCAGTGTTGTTCTTGCAGCAATATGTAGTTCCACGAACACATCAAATCCTAGCGTTATTATTGGTGCTGGCCTTGTGGCAAAGAAAGCCTGCGAATTGGGCCTTGAG GTGAAGCCATGGGTAAAGACAAGCCTTACCCCTGGATCCGTGGTTGCCCGTGAATACTTGAAACATAG TGGCCTTCAAGATTATTTGAATCACCAAGGGTTCCATCTTGCTGCATTCGGTTGCGCCACTTGCGTCGGCAACTCAGGGGACCTTGATGAATCTGTATCAGCTGCCATCACAGAAAATG ATATTGTCGTTGCTGGTGTGCTGTCGGCCAACCGTAACTTTGAGGGTCGCGTGCACCCTTTGACTCGGGCCAACTACCTCGCCTCGCCGCCTCTGGTTGTTGCCTATGCTCTTGCTGGCACT GTTGACATTGATTTTGAAAAAGAACCCATTGGAGTCGGAAAGGATGGAAAGGAAGTTTACTTCAGGGATATATGGCCCACAACCGAAGAAATCGAACAG GTTGTCAAATCCAGCGTGCTGCCTCACATGTTCACGCAAACGTACGAGTCCATCATGAAATGCAACCAGAGGTGGAATGAGCTCTCGGTTCCGGAGACGGCGCTCTACCCATGGGACCCGAGCTCCACCTACATTCGCAACCCCCCCTACTTCGAGGGCATGGCCATGTCCCTGCCCGGCGCCCCCACGGTGAAGGACGCCTACTGCCTGCTCAACCTCGGGGACTCCATCACCACGGACCACATCTCGTATTCGGGGAGCATCCCCGACGGCAGCCCCGCCGCCGAGTATCTGCGCGCGTGCGGCGTGGATCGAAAGAAGTTTAGCTCGTACGGCGGCCGGCGTGGCAACAATGAGGTGGTGGTGAGAGGAGCGTTTGCAAACATGAGGATTGTGAACAAGCTCATGGATGGAAAGGTTGGACCCAGGACAATCCATGTCCCTACCGGGGAGGAGTTCTTTGTCTTCGATGCAGCCATG AAATACAAGTCCGAGGGTCATGATACGATCATTATTGCTGGTGCTGAGTATGGGAGTGGCAGCTCTCGTGACTCTGCTGCCAAGGGACCAATGCTCCTG GGTGTCAAGGCAGTTGTTGCTAAGAGCTTCGAGCGTATCCACCGAAGCAACTTGGTGGGGATGGGAGTCATTCCTCTCTGCTTCAAAGCTGGCGAGGATGCTGATTCTCTCGGACTTACTGGGCACGAGCGCTACACCATCCACCTCCCTACCAGCATCAGCGAGATCCGTCCTGGCCAGGACGTAACTGTAACGACCGACGACAGGAGATCATTCACTTGCACTCTTCGCTTGGACACAGAG
- the LOC133899195 gene encoding putative aconitate hydratase, cytoplasmic isoform X1: protein MANAATKHAFKNILASLPKPGGGEYGKFYSLPALNDPRIDKLPYSIRILLESAIRNCDNLQVTKNDVEKIIDWEITSPKLAEIPFKPARCLLMDNTGVPAVVDLAAMRDVMEKFSSDPYKINPLIPVDTVIDHAVRVDVARSHDALDKNMELEFDRNKERFGFLKWASTAFHNMQVFPPGSGTVHQVNIEYLARVVFNTDGIMYPDSVVGTDSHTTMSNALGVAGWGVGGIEAVVAMLGQPMGMVLPGVVGFKLTGKLRDGVTATDLVLTITQMLRKHGAVGKFVEFYGVGVGELSLPTRATIANMSPEYGATMAFFPVDQVALDYLKLTGRSDETVSMIEAYLRANKMFVECHEPHTERVYSSYLELDLNEVEPCVSGPKRPHDRVPLKEMKSDWHACLDNEVGFKGFAVPKEHQGKVVKFDFHGQPAEIKHGSVVLAAICSSTNTSNPSVIIGAGLVAKKACELGLEVKPWVKTSLTPGSVVAREYLKHSGLQDYLNHQGFHLAAFGCATCVGNSGDLDESVSAAITENDIVVAGVLSANRNFEGRVHPLTRANYLASPPLVVAYALAGTVDIDFEKEPIGVGKDGKEVYFRDIWPTTEEIEQVVKSSVLPHMFTQTYESIMKCNQRWNELSVPETALYPWDPSSTYIRNPPYFEGMAMSLPGAPTVKDAYCLLNLGDSITTDHISYSGSIPDGSPAAEYLRACGVDRKKFSSYGGRRGNNEVVVRGAFANMRIVNKLMDGKVGPRTIHVPTGEEFFVFDAAMKYKSEGHDTIIIAGAEYGSGSSRDSAAKGPMLLGVKAVVAKSFERIHRSNLVGMGVIPLCFKAGEDADSLGLTGHERYTIHLPTSISEIRPGQDVTVTTDDRRSFTCTLRLDTELELAYFNHGGILPYVIRNQLAGPQK from the exons ATGGCCAACGCAG CTACTAAGCATGCCTTCAAGAATATTTTGGCGAGCCTCCCTAAACCTGGCGGTGGTGAATATGGGAAGTTCTACAGCCTTCCTGCACTAAATGATCCGAGGATCG ATAAGCTTCCCTACTCTATCCGCATTCTTCTAGAGTCAGCTATCCGCAATTGTGATAACTTGCAAGTTACAAAGAATGATGTCGAGAAAATCATCGATTGGGAGATCACATCTCCAAAGCTGGCTGAGATACCATTCAAGCCAGCAAGATGTCTTCTAATG GACAACACTGGAGTCCCAGCGGTTGTAGACCTTGCAGCTATGCGTGATGTGATGGAAAAGTTTAGCAGTGATCCCTACAAGATCAATCcattg ATTCCAGTAGATACTGTTATTGACCATGCGGTGCGCGTGGATGTAGCAAGGTCGCATGATGCATTGGATAAAAATATGGAGCTCGAGTTTGACCGCAACAAAGAAAGGTTTGGTTTCCTTAAATGGGCATCTACTGCTTTCCACAATATGCAGGTTTTCCCTCCTGGTTCTGGTACTGTACACCAG GTCAATATTGAGTATCTTGCCCGAGTTGTCTTCAACACAGATGGCATTATGTACCCTGACAGCGTGGTTGGCACTGACTCACACACCACTATGAGTAATGCTCTGGGTGTTGCTGGTTGGGGAGTCGGCGGTATTGAAGCAGTTGTTGCAATGCTTGGGCAG CCAATGGGCATGGTTTTACCTGGTGTGGTTGGGTTCAAGCTGACTGGAAAGTTACGGGATGGTGTCACTGCTACTGACCTTGTTCTTACTATTACCCAAATGCTAAGGAAGCATGGTGCTGTTGGCAAATTTGTTGAATTTTATG GTGTGGGTGTGGGTGAGCTGTCTTTGCCTACCAGGGCCACAATCGCCAACATGTCTCCAGAATATGGAGCTACCATGGCCTTCTTCCCTGTAGACCAAGTGGCATTAGATTATCTCAAATTGACAGGCCGAAGCGATGAAACT GTGTCAATGATTGAAGCATATCTCCGAGCTAACAAGATGTTTGTGGAGTGCCATGAG CCTCATACAGAACGAGTTTATTCTTCATATCTTGAGCTGGACCTTAATGAGGTGGAGCCTTGCGTTTCAGGCCCGAAGAG GCCTCATGACCGTGTCCCTTTGAAGGAAATGAAATCAGATTGGCATGCTTGCCTGGACAACGAAGTTGGTTTCAAG gGTTTTGCAGTGCCAAAGGAACACCAGGGTAAAGTTGTGAAATTTGACTTCCATGGACAACCTGCTGAAATCAAGCATGGCAGTGTTGTTCTTGCAGCAATATGTAGTTCCACGAACACATCAAATCCTAGCGTTATTATTGGTGCTGGCCTTGTGGCAAAGAAAGCCTGCGAATTGGGCCTTGAG GTGAAGCCATGGGTAAAGACAAGCCTTACCCCTGGATCCGTGGTTGCCCGTGAATACTTGAAACATAG TGGCCTTCAAGATTATTTGAATCACCAAGGGTTCCATCTTGCTGCATTCGGTTGCGCCACTTGCGTCGGCAACTCAGGGGACCTTGATGAATCTGTATCAGCTGCCATCACAGAAAATG ATATTGTCGTTGCTGGTGTGCTGTCGGCCAACCGTAACTTTGAGGGTCGCGTGCACCCTTTGACTCGGGCCAACTACCTCGCCTCGCCGCCTCTGGTTGTTGCCTATGCTCTTGCTGGCACT GTTGACATTGATTTTGAAAAAGAACCCATTGGAGTCGGAAAGGATGGAAAGGAAGTTTACTTCAGGGATATATGGCCCACAACCGAAGAAATCGAACAG GTTGTCAAATCCAGCGTGCTGCCTCACATGTTCACGCAAACGTACGAGTCCATCATGAAATGCAACCAGAGGTGGAATGAGCTCTCGGTTCCGGAGACGGCGCTCTACCCATGGGACCCGAGCTCCACCTACATTCGCAACCCCCCCTACTTCGAGGGCATGGCCATGTCCCTGCCCGGCGCCCCCACGGTGAAGGACGCCTACTGCCTGCTCAACCTCGGGGACTCCATCACCACGGACCACATCTCGTATTCGGGGAGCATCCCCGACGGCAGCCCCGCCGCCGAGTATCTGCGCGCGTGCGGCGTGGATCGAAAGAAGTTTAGCTCGTACGGCGGCCGGCGTGGCAACAATGAGGTGGTGGTGAGAGGAGCGTTTGCAAACATGAGGATTGTGAACAAGCTCATGGATGGAAAGGTTGGACCCAGGACAATCCATGTCCCTACCGGGGAGGAGTTCTTTGTCTTCGATGCAGCCATG AAATACAAGTCCGAGGGTCATGATACGATCATTATTGCTGGTGCTGAGTATGGGAGTGGCAGCTCTCGTGACTCTGCTGCCAAGGGACCAATGCTCCTG GGTGTCAAGGCAGTTGTTGCTAAGAGCTTCGAGCGTATCCACCGAAGCAACTTGGTGGGGATGGGAGTCATTCCTCTCTGCTTCAAAGCTGGCGAGGATGCTGATTCTCTCGGACTTACTGGGCACGAGCGCTACACCATCCACCTCCCTACCAGCATCAGCGAGATCCGTCCTGGCCAGGACGTAACTGTAACGACCGACGACAGGAGATCATTCACTTGCACTCTTCGCTTGGACACAGAG CTGGAGCTGGCATACTTCAACCATGGAGGCATCCTCCCGTATGTCATCCGCAACCAGTTGGCAGGACCGCAAAAATAA